Genomic DNA from Streptomyces diastaticus subsp. diastaticus:
GGTCGGCGCCGCCCGGGGCCTCGCCGAGGCGGGCGACACCGTGCTGCTGGCCCCGGCCTGTGCCTCGATGGACATGTTCACCAACTACAACCGGCGCGGCGAGGCGTTCGCCGAGGCCGTCCGGGCCCTGGCCGCGGACGCCTGAGGGACCGCACCCCGCCCCCGGCCCACCGCCGCCCGCCGGGCGCGGCGGGCCGGGGGCGGACGGCCGCCGTGCCGGGGAGGACTGGAGGGGACAGCGACCATGCCGGCCGACACCGACCGGAGCCGGCGCACCGCGCCGCGCCCGCGCACCACCGCGCCCCCCGCCGGGCGCCCCCTCGGCGCCCGCCTGCGCGACAACCCGGTCACCCGCTTCCGGCGCCGGGTGCAACGGGCCTGGGACCGTCCGCTGACCGCGTACTACGTCATCGCCGGCTCCAGCGTGCTCCTCATCGTGCTCGGCCTGATCATGGTGTACTCCTCCTCGATGGTGTACGCCATCAACAAGGGCCTGGGCAGCTCCTACTTCTTCTCCAAACAGCTCGTCGCCGCCCTCGTCGGCGGGGTGCTGCTGGTGATCGCGGCCCGGATGCCGGTCAAGCTCCACCGGGCGCTGGCCTACCCGATCATCGTCGGCTCGGTGGCGCTGATGGCCCTGGTCCAGGTGCCCGGCGTCGGCCAGGAGATCAACGGCAACACCAACTGGATCTCCCTCGGCGGCCCCTTCCAGATCCAGCCCAGCGAGTTCGGCAAGCTCGCCCTGGTGCTGTGGGGCGCCGACCTCCTCGCCCGCAAGCAGGAGCGGCGGCTGCTGACCCAGTGGAAGCACCTGCTGGTCCCGCTGGTGCCGGCCGCCTTCATGCTGCTCGGCCTCATCATGCTCGGCGGTGACATGGGGACCGCGGTGATCCTCACCGCGATCCTCTTCGGGCTGCTGTGGATCGCGGGCGCCCCCACCCGGCTGTTCGCCTCGGTCCTCGCCGTCGCCGCGGCCATCGGGGCCCTGCTGATCTGGACCAGTCCCAACCGGATGGCGCGGCTGAGCTGCCTGGGGGCCACCGACGCCGGGCCCGCCGACATCTGCCTCCAGCCCCTGCACGGCAGTTACGCCCTGGCGTCCGGCGGACTCTTCGGTTCCGGTCTCGGTGCGGGTGTGGAAAAATGGGGTCAACTGCCGGAAGCGCACACCGACTTCATCTTCGCCGTCACCGGGGAGGAACTCGGCCTCGCGGGGACACTGTCGGTACTCGCGCTCTTCGCGGCTCTAGGCTATGCGGGTATCCGCGTGGCCGGACGCACGGAGGACCCCTTCGTGAGGTACGCCGCGGGAGGTGTGATCACCTGGATCATGGCGCAGGCCGTGATCAACGTCGGTGCGGTGCTCGGCCTGCTGCCGATCGCCGGGGTCCCGCTCCCGCTGTTCTCCTACGGAGGGTCCGCCCTGCTGCCGGCCATGGCCGCCATCGGGCTGCTCATCGCGTTCGCGCGGGCGGACCCGGCCGCACGGGCGGCACTGGACACGAGGCTGCCCGGCAGGAAGCGGGCAGCGGTGAGATGGAACACGATGCGACGGCGCGCCCGCGGGCGCTCGTCCGGAGAGCGGTGAATTTCGGTGCATGTCGTACTCGCCGGTGGGGGGACCGCCGGTCATATCGAGCCGGCGCTCGCCCTCGCGGACGCCCTGCGCAGGCAGGACCCGACCGTGGGGATCACGGCGCTGGGCACGGAACGCGGCCTGGAGACCAGGCTCGTGCCGGAGCGCGGCTATGAACTGGCGCTGATCCCCGCCGTCCCCCTGCCCCGCAAGCCCACCCCCGAGCTGATCACCGTCCCGGGGCGGCTGCGCGGCACGATCAAGGCGGCCGAGCAGATCCTGGAGCGCACCAGGGCCGACGCGGTCGTCGGCTTCGGCGGCTACGTGGCCCTGCCCGGCTACCTGGCGGCCAAGCGCCTCGGGGTCCCGATCGTCGTCCACGAGGCCAACGCCCGCCCGGGCCTGGCCAACAAGATCGGCTCGCGGTACGCCCACGGCGTCGCCGTCTCCACCCCGGACAGCAAGCTGCGGGACGCCCGCTACATCGGCATCCCGCTGCGCCGCGCCATCGCCACCCTGGACCGCGCCCGGGTCCGCCCCGAGGCGCGTGCCGCCTTCGGCCTCGACCCGAACCTGCCGACGCTGCTGGTCTCCGGCGGCTCGCAGGGCGCCCGCCGCCTCAACGAGGTCGTCCAGCAGGCCGCCCCCTCGCTCCAGCGGGCGGGCATCCAGATCCTGCACGCGGTCGGCCCGAAGAACGAACTGCCGCACGTCGACAACATGCCCGGGATGCCGCCCTACATCCCGGTACCGTACGTGGACCGCATGGACCTCGCCTACGCGGCGGCGGACATGATGCTCTGCCGCGCCGGCGCGATGACCGTCGCCGAACTCTCCGCCGTCGGACTCCCGGCCGCCTACGTCCCGCTGCCCATCGGCAACGGCGAACAGCGGCTCAACGCCCAGCCGGTGGTCAAGGCCGGCGGCGGACTCCTCGTGGACGACGCGGAGCTGACGCCGGAGTGGGTCCAGCAGCATGTGCTGCCGGTCCTCGCGGACCCGCACCGGCTGTACGAGATGTCCCGCGCGGCCTCCGAGTTCGGCCGCCGGGACGCCGACGACCTGCTCGTCGGCATGGTGTACGAGGCGATCGCCGCACGGCGCGCCAACCACTGAGGGGGCGGCCCACGCCCCCCTATGACGCAGGAGGCGACAGGGAGCGTGGCCGCAACGACGACCGCCCGGCGCGGGCGGAACTCCGGGACCGAGGAGCCGCCCGCGCGGTCCGCGAAGGCGCAGGGGCCCGGCCCGCGCCGCGGACGCCTCCTCCTGCTTCTCGCGGCCGCCGCCGCCCTGTTGGGCGGGGCGGCCATCTGGGCTCTCTACGGCTCCTCGTGGCTGCGGGTCGAGTCCGTGACCGCCGAGGGGACCCGGGTGCTGACCCCGGCACAGGTCGAGAAGGCCGCAGCCGTGCCGAAGGGCGTCCCGCTGGCCTCCGTCGACACCGACGCCGTCGCCGCCCGGCTCCTCGCCGCACTGCCCCGCCTGCGCACGGCCGAGGTGGAACGCTCCTGGCCCCACGGAGTCGAGCTGCGGGTGAGCGAGCGACGGCCCGTTCTGATCATCGCGAAGAACGGACAATATGGTGAAGTGGACCGGGAAGGCGTGCGGTTCGCGACCGTGGGTACGCGGCCGAAGGGCGTGCCCCTGCTGAAGCTGGACGCCGCCCGCTCCCCGAGCCTGAAGCGCTTTCCCGCCGGCAGGCTCCGGGCCGAGGCGGTCACCGCGGCCGCCGACGTCCCCGCGGCGGTGCGGGGGGAGCTGAGGGCCGTACGGGTGCGTTCCTTCGACGCCATCTCGCTGGAGTTGAGCGGAAGGCGCACGGTTGTCTGGGGAAGCGGTGAGAAGGGTGATACGAAGGCGAAGGCGCTCGCCGCGCTCCTCAAGGCGGCGCCGAAGGCGCGTCACTTCGACGTGAGTGTGCCCACGGCCCCCGCCGCTTCAGGTGGTTGACGGGAGATCCGCAGGCCAGCACCCTGGTTGGCCCGTGCTACGGGTGATCACATAGGGTGAAAAGAAAAACGGGAGGTTCGGCGTGTTCGTTGAACGCGCGCCGCTTGTCGACTTAGTGTCCTGTCCGGAACAGTCCAGGAAACAGGCACACTGGTAACCCTGAACTTCAACGTTAGGGTTCGGGTCGGCGTTCGGACCGTCCCCATTCGACATCAGTCGTCCGCCGAGCGGCAGCGCCCGGCGGCGACACGTAATCGAGGCGAGAGGCCTTCGACGTGGCAGCACCGCAGAACTACCTCGCAGTCATCAAAGTCATCGGTGTCGGCGGCGGTGGTGTCAATGCCATCAACCGGATGATCGAGGTCGGTCTCAAGGGCGTCGAGTTCATCGCCATCAACACCGACGCCCAGGCGCTGTTGATGAGCGACGCCGACGTCAAGCTCGACGTCGGCCGGGAACTCACCCGCGGACTCGGCGCCGGAGCCAACCCGGCCGTCGGCCGCAAGGCGGCAGAGGACCACCGCGAGGAGATCGAAGAGGTCCTCAAGGGGGCCGACATGGTCTTCGTCACCGCCGGTGAAGGCGGCGGCACCGGCACCGGCGGCGCCCCCGTCGTGGCCAACATCGCGCGCTCGCTCGGCGCCCTCACGATCGGCGTGGTCACCCGCCCGTTCACCTTCGAGGGACGCCGTCGCGCCAATCAGGCGGAGGACGGCATCGCCGAACTCCGCGAAGAGGTCGACACCCTCATCGTGATCCCCAACGACCGCCTGCTGTCCATCTCGGACCGTCAGGTGAGCGTTCTCGACGCTTTCAAGTCCGCGGACCAGGTACTCCTCTCCGGTGTCCAGGGCATCACCGACCTCATCACCACCCCCGGCCTGATCAACCTCGACTTCGCCGACGTCAAGTCGGTCATGTCCGAGGCGGGTTCGGCCCTGATGGGGATCGGCTCGGCCCGCGGCGACGACCGGGCCGTGGCCGCCGCCGAGATGGCCATCTCCTCCCCGCTGCTGGAGGCGTCGATCGACGGCGCCCGCGGGGTCCTGCTCTCCATCTCGGGCGGTTCCGACCTCGGTCTCTTCGAGATCAACGAGGCCGCCCAACTGGTCAGTGAGGCCGCCCACCCGGAGGCCAACATCATCTTCGGCGCCGTCATCGACGACGCCCTCGGCGACGAGGTGCGGGTCACCGTCATCGCCGCGGGCTTCGACGGCGGTCAGCCGCCGGCCAAGCGGGACAACGTCCTCGGCTCCTCCTCCGCCAAGCGCGAGGAGCCGGCGCCCGCCGCCCGCCCGGCGAACGCCGAGCCTGCCCGCCCCGCCTTCGGCGGCCTGGGCAGCGTGACCCCGCGCGAGGAGGCGGCCCCGCAGCCGGCCGTCTCCGCCGAGCCCGAGCCCGCCCCGTCGACCGAGCTGCCCACCGCACCGGTGGCGCCGCCGCAGGTCCCCCCGGCCCGGTACGACAGCCAGGCCGAGGAACTGGACGTGCCGGACTTCCTCAAGTGATATCGCCGGTGCCCGGGTCCGCGCCCGGGGAGCACGGCACCGCGGGCGGCGCCCACTTCGCCTTCACCGACCGGTGGGGCGGAGTGAGCGCCGTTCCGTACGAGCAGCTGAACCTCGGCGGGGCCGTCGGTGACGACCCCGCCGCGGTGCGTGCCAACCGCGCCCGCGCGGCCGAGGCACTCGGCCTGGAGGCGGCCGGTGTCGTCTGGATGAACCAGGTGCACGGCCGGGACGTCGCCGTGGTCGACGGGGTCTGGGGTGAGCGGCCGGTCCCCGAGGTGGACGCCGTGGTCACC
This window encodes:
- the ftsW gene encoding putative lipid II flippase FtsW, with product MPADTDRSRRTAPRPRTTAPPAGRPLGARLRDNPVTRFRRRVQRAWDRPLTAYYVIAGSSVLLIVLGLIMVYSSSMVYAINKGLGSSYFFSKQLVAALVGGVLLVIAARMPVKLHRALAYPIIVGSVALMALVQVPGVGQEINGNTNWISLGGPFQIQPSEFGKLALVLWGADLLARKQERRLLTQWKHLLVPLVPAAFMLLGLIMLGGDMGTAVILTAILFGLLWIAGAPTRLFASVLAVAAAIGALLIWTSPNRMARLSCLGATDAGPADICLQPLHGSYALASGGLFGSGLGAGVEKWGQLPEAHTDFIFAVTGEELGLAGTLSVLALFAALGYAGIRVAGRTEDPFVRYAAGGVITWIMAQAVINVGAVLGLLPIAGVPLPLFSYGGSALLPAMAAIGLLIAFARADPAARAALDTRLPGRKRAAVRWNTMRRRARGRSSGER
- the murG gene encoding undecaprenyldiphospho-muramoylpentapeptide beta-N-acetylglucosaminyltransferase, with the translated sequence MHVVLAGGGTAGHIEPALALADALRRQDPTVGITALGTERGLETRLVPERGYELALIPAVPLPRKPTPELITVPGRLRGTIKAAEQILERTRADAVVGFGGYVALPGYLAAKRLGVPIVVHEANARPGLANKIGSRYAHGVAVSTPDSKLRDARYIGIPLRRAIATLDRARVRPEARAAFGLDPNLPTLLVSGGSQGARRLNEVVQQAAPSLQRAGIQILHAVGPKNELPHVDNMPGMPPYIPVPYVDRMDLAYAAADMMLCRAGAMTVAELSAVGLPAAYVPLPIGNGEQRLNAQPVVKAGGGLLVDDAELTPEWVQQHVLPVLADPHRLYEMSRAASEFGRRDADDLLVGMVYEAIAARRANH
- a CDS encoding cell division protein FtsQ/DivIB, with product MAATTTARRGRNSGTEEPPARSAKAQGPGPRRGRLLLLLAAAAALLGGAAIWALYGSSWLRVESVTAEGTRVLTPAQVEKAAAVPKGVPLASVDTDAVAARLLAALPRLRTAEVERSWPHGVELRVSERRPVLIIAKNGQYGEVDREGVRFATVGTRPKGVPLLKLDAARSPSLKRFPAGRLRAEAVTAAADVPAAVRGELRAVRVRSFDAISLELSGRRTVVWGSGEKGDTKAKALAALLKAAPKARHFDVSVPTAPAASGG
- the ftsZ gene encoding cell division protein FtsZ, with the protein product MAAPQNYLAVIKVIGVGGGGVNAINRMIEVGLKGVEFIAINTDAQALLMSDADVKLDVGRELTRGLGAGANPAVGRKAAEDHREEIEEVLKGADMVFVTAGEGGGTGTGGAPVVANIARSLGALTIGVVTRPFTFEGRRRANQAEDGIAELREEVDTLIVIPNDRLLSISDRQVSVLDAFKSADQVLLSGVQGITDLITTPGLINLDFADVKSVMSEAGSALMGIGSARGDDRAVAAAEMAISSPLLEASIDGARGVLLSISGGSDLGLFEINEAAQLVSEAAHPEANIIFGAVIDDALGDEVRVTVIAAGFDGGQPPAKRDNVLGSSSAKREEPAPAARPANAEPARPAFGGLGSVTPREEAAPQPAVSAEPEPAPSTELPTAPVAPPQVPPARYDSQAEELDVPDFLK